One genomic segment of Hordeum vulgare subsp. vulgare chromosome 2H, MorexV3_pseudomolecules_assembly, whole genome shotgun sequence includes these proteins:
- the LOC123425278 gene encoding probable calcium-binding protein CML13 yields the protein MSTMKGQTRRERPRTRPHGLTQQKRQEIKEAFDLFDTDNSGTIDAKELNVAMRALGFEMTEEQINQMIADVDKDGSGSIDYEEFEHMMTAKIGERDTKEELTKAFRIIDQDKNGKISNVDIQRIAKELGENFTLQEIQEMVQEADQNGDGEIDFGEFARMMKKTSYGGY from the exons ATG TCTACAATGAAGGGACAGACAAGGAGGGAGAGGCCTAGAACTCGCCCTCATGGCCTCACACAACAGAAGAGGCAGGAAATAAAGGAAGCATTTGATCTTTTCGACACCGATAACTCTG GAACCATCGATGCCAAAGAGTTGAATGTTGCGATGAG AGCCTTGGGATTTGAGATGACAGAAGAG CAAATCAATCAGATGATTGCTGATGTAGACAAAGATGGCAGTGGATCGATAGATTATGAGGAGTTTGAGCACATGATGACTGCCAAGATTGGGGAGAGGGATACTAAAGAAGAGCTTACAAAGGCGTTCCGCATTATTGACCAAGATAAAAAT GGGAAGATTTCAAATGTTGATATTCAGCGTATTGCCAAGGAGTTGGGTGAGAACTTCACTCTCCAAGAGATCCAAGAGATGGTTCAAGAGGCAGATCAAAATG GCGATGGCGAGATAGATTTTGGCGAGtttgccaggatgatgaagaagaccaGCTATGGTGGTTACTAG